One Nitrospira sp. DNA window includes the following coding sequences:
- a CDS encoding putative poly(beta-D-mannuronate) O-acetylase, producing MEANLRSASTNTMSLQSLDFIVIFLPLALTLHILLNKTGHVLLAQAWLIGASLLFAGLRTLSDVELLLLSIALNFCIGWVLHRRASATDPSRKALLAAGVVTNLAVLGYFKYSAFFLDNIGAVMQSAVPSATDYLPLGISFLTFQQIAYLVDVYRGQVKTFNFMQYCVFCSFFPKLLAGPIVRHGEFVPQIAGLRRSCSPGSMAEGITQFAIGLFKKIVLADTLAGYADPIFAAGSLGRELGLVEAWGGVLAYSFQLYFDFSGYTDMALGTARMFGMTLPQNFNSPYKATDIIDFWKRWHITLSRFLRDYLYIPLGGNKKGLLRQQLNVMVTMVLCGLWHGAGWTFVIWGALHGLYLMINHGWRRLGVHCPQPFGWLLTFGSVSFAWVWFRSDSLSAAARISASLFGLNGLWAEGIRSALHNLEKAAPRFQSFAEFFLPEQTRIALSFDKWTIYPVTVLCSEPVLQMFWLIAAGVIALRLPNTFEWTDAATHRPETLFAPRRALFVGVLLFLTLLASMTSHPGGFIYQNF from the coding sequence ATGGAGGCCAACCTCCGGTCGGCTTCCACTAACACCATGTCGCTACAGTCGCTCGATTTCATCGTCATCTTTCTGCCCCTCGCGCTCACCCTCCACATTCTGCTCAATAAAACCGGTCATGTTCTCCTGGCGCAGGCCTGGCTCATCGGAGCGTCACTGTTGTTCGCCGGCCTGCGAACGTTGTCGGACGTTGAACTGCTCCTGCTCTCGATCGCGCTCAACTTCTGTATCGGGTGGGTTCTCCACCGACGGGCTTCGGCAACGGACCCTTCGCGCAAGGCCCTGCTGGCGGCGGGAGTGGTGACGAATCTCGCGGTGCTCGGATATTTCAAGTACTCCGCGTTCTTCTTGGACAACATCGGTGCCGTCATGCAGTCCGCCGTTCCATCGGCCACCGACTACCTCCCGCTCGGCATTTCATTCCTCACCTTTCAACAAATCGCCTACCTGGTCGACGTGTACCGAGGACAGGTCAAGACGTTCAACTTCATGCAGTACTGTGTATTCTGCTCGTTCTTTCCGAAACTCCTGGCCGGCCCGATCGTTCGGCACGGAGAGTTCGTGCCTCAGATCGCAGGCCTGAGGCGCTCCTGTTCGCCCGGGTCGATGGCTGAAGGCATCACCCAGTTCGCGATCGGTTTGTTCAAGAAAATCGTACTGGCGGACACCTTGGCAGGCTATGCCGATCCAATCTTCGCCGCCGGCTCGTTGGGCAGAGAACTGGGCTTGGTCGAAGCCTGGGGCGGGGTCCTGGCCTATAGTTTTCAACTGTATTTCGACTTTTCCGGCTATACAGACATGGCGCTCGGGACCGCTCGGATGTTCGGCATGACCCTGCCTCAGAATTTCAACTCACCCTACAAGGCAACCGACATCATCGACTTCTGGAAACGATGGCACATAACCCTGTCACGTTTCCTCCGTGACTATCTGTACATTCCGCTGGGCGGCAACAAAAAAGGTCTGTTGCGGCAACAGCTCAACGTGATGGTCACCATGGTGCTCTGCGGACTCTGGCATGGAGCCGGCTGGACATTCGTGATCTGGGGGGCTCTGCATGGTCTGTATCTCATGATCAACCATGGCTGGCGAAGGCTCGGCGTCCATTGCCCCCAGCCTTTCGGATGGCTCCTCACCTTCGGCTCCGTCTCGTTCGCTTGGGTGTGGTTCCGGTCGGACAGCCTCTCGGCGGCCGCAAGGATTTCGGCCTCCCTGTTCGGCTTGAACGGCTTGTGGGCGGAAGGCATCCGCAGTGCGTTGCATAACCTGGAGAAGGCGGCGCCGCGGTTTCAGTCTTTCGCGGAATTTTTCCTTCCCGAACAGACGAGGATCGCCCTCTCCTTCGACAAATGGACCATCTATCCGGTCACCGTGCTCTGTTCAGAGCCGGTGCTCCAGATGTTCTGGCTGATCGCAGCCGGTGTCATCGCACTCAGGCTGCCCAATACATTCGAATGGACGGATGCGGCGACGCATAGGCCAGAAACCCTGTTTGCCCCGAGAAGGGCCCTGTTCGTCGGAGTGCTCCTGTTTCTCACGTTGCTCGCATCCATGACATCGCACCCCGGGGGATTCATCTACCAGAATTTTTGA